aaaaaattcaaaaaaacatTGGTAGTTAAAAAACCGATATTGTTAGTGAAAAATAATatcgatttttataaaaatcaatgtttttttCGTAAAACGATATCAATTTTTAAACcatcgatgttaacattaatattttaacgtcgataattttaacatcggttaataatcaatattaaaagtccttaataatcaatgtaaaaagacatattttctaatagtgaatatttgtttttctcCTAATAAAACTCATAAAAAAACTCGAAAGTATAACTTTACATTTAGATAAAACTATAATTGCTGTAGAACTTACCGAGATACCCGTCTACAACTACCTTACCGTCAAGCtcaaatatgatattttgtaGACAAGTTCTTGAGCCCAAATTAAAGCATGCAAGAGACCTATTGCTTTTGCCTCTCCTGGTTCAGGTATGCCATCGAGGAGAAGTGTTTTAACAGAAACAAAGGTACCTTGATCTCCTCTAATAAAGATGCCAACCCCAAAtttgttgaattctttgaagAGCATAGCATCGATGCTGAGCTTTAGCGATCCAGTGGGAGGCTTCAACCAAGAGGtagtttgttgttgttgcagtTGTGCGCGTTCTGGACTAGCAATCATTCTGAAGAATGGGCCATCCCATTCCCTCCACCACTTATTTATTATCCCATAAAAGTATTCTCTCGTATGAAACACGAGCTCAaaacatgaaattttttattgggTTGTACATaatttgagagagaaagaaagagaggcgaaataattgattaatttgattgatAATGTAGTGTGATAGAAAGAgatagatagaaaaaaaaataaagttattaattagatgtttaaaattttgtacaaACTTTTTTAATAACATCTAATATTTGTCAGTtcaagtaacattttttttaaaaacgttagtttctaatttttaaatttttatttttattcttaatatgtttattttttttatttctttaaaataaaacaatttattttatttttatcattttgtattttttaattacttcaaaaaattaatttaattaaacaattataagttaataagttaattttttaatttttaactattaattaacTTTTGAGTTTCAAACTAACTCTGCACCTAATTTTTCGGAAAATAACTTTTCTATGGTTAAAACTCCGGGGAAAAAAAACAAGACAAATTGGTTTACACTTTTTACACTATAAGTAGGTATCCATAGTCCATAGAAACACATTTAAATCAACAAACTCCAAAATAATCCATTTGTACAAACATGCATACAACTTGTTGAGCTCAATGACTCTCAACTTCGTGAAATTGCAGCCCTTTAACACACAACAACTTCTTCACCAAAACAACCACACAgaagaaccagaactgtgaagAAGCGTATGGTCTCACACCTCCTAAGAGCGTTACCGGAGAGAGCTTCTAGGACTTCACGAACAGGGATTCTCATGTTCTAAGTTTGTTTCAAGATGCCATGGCTGCAGATTCTAAAATGTTCAAACTTGCACTTAAAGAATGCAAGCATGTGTTAGAGGGATTAGGTTCTCTTGTTGATGGGTGAGGTGGGGCAGGTGGTGTCACCAGGATCATCCATGAAGTCTTCCCTCACTTGAAATGCACTGTTTTTTACCAACCGTAGGTTGTGGCTAACATGAAAGGAACCCCAAATTTGAACTTTGTTGGTGGTGATAGGTTCAACTCCATCCCTTCTGCTGATGCAGTTTTACTCAAGGTATGTCTATATAAATTAATGTTCATCCAAcattaagtttattttaattttctctcatttaaAGTCTGAAGCTTAATAGTACATCCCAATTCCTCTGgcactacaagaaaaaaaaaactaatcacCTACTGCCAAAATCGGTCGGTAAATATGAattttccatatttttcttgtagtaTAGTACTTATCATAAGGTCCAATTAAGTAAGTTATCAAtattaagaaattttattaatttaagttGAAACATGAAATTTGCATTAATTTACTACTTTAATGAATAGCACTTTTATGAAGAAATCATAGCTTAAATATGtttgcttaaatatgtttttaattttttaaatatggtcattttctgttaaatttttcaaatctaaacttatttttttgtccttcaaattcgtaaaatatttttttagtcctcaTGTAAAGtgtgaattaaataaaaaaaataaaatattcacaatttttagtatttttatcgCATAATTTGATAttctacttatattttaaagtatattttttgatagtttgaaattgtcataattcagtaaataaaaaaatgaaagtaatttttaaagcagttaaatgatttttaattttttcttacttgattatgacaatttttttaactaacaagagtactttaatatatatatatatatatatatatatatatatatatatatatatatatatatatatatatatatatatatacgaaaaataaattttgttactcAAATATTGTCACAAATTATGAATTACTTATTCAATGTTTGACTCTCGAACGGTGGAATgactaaaaaaagtattttttgaatttgaaaaactaaaaataactttaaatttgaGGATTACAAAGAAAATGTCTCAAAATTAAAGtagtaaaaacatatttaacctaaaaaattattaatgcaAATGGTAGAATGGATCTTATAAAAAGATTAAGCcgcatatttaatttatacttatCCTATATTTATAATAAGAACAGGGAAagagtaatattaattatagctttaatttattttgcagTGGATTTTGCATGATTGGAATGAGGAACTCTCCCTGAAGATATTGAATAACTACAAAGAAGCCATTTCTAGCAAAGGGAAAAGAGGAAAGGCGATAATCATAGACATAGCAATTGATGAAGCAGGTGATGGTCGCAAAATAACCGAGTTGAAGTTGGACTTTGAGTTGGTGATGCTTACTATGTTCAatggaaaagagagagaaaaagaaagaatgagAGAATATTATATACGACGGTGGCTTCAGTATCTACAAGATTACGCCTGTGTTTGACTTCAAATCTCTTGTTAAAGTTTATCCttaatttattagttgtttTAATCATAGTGTGTTACGAATTCAATAAGTTTATAGTTAAGAATCAAATCAATGTAGTATTTATTGCTTcatgataaaaatgaatttcctAATAGTTACATACAGTGTTGATAACATTAAGAGCTGAATCTGCATCATTTTTTCCATCTTAGGATCCTGACATCAACACTTTATATAGaccatttaaaagaaaaaggcaTGTATTTTACATgaccaaaatattgattaaaccttaattttatataatttttacaactttttaaaaaatgaaataattcacAATGTGCATTACGAACCCAAAATGGGTTTTTGCATGGGATATGGTGATATGGCATTAGGCTATTGTTATTTTCACTCCCCTTATTTACTAATGCACTctcctttcatttttcttatccaAAATTACCCCGAGAATACACTCCTTTTTCCCTTTGTCAATTAGGCGAGTCTCTCTCTGCAGCTGCAGAATGCACAGCAGCACTGAGACAGAGTTGCAAAAGCCTCCATCGACCAAATACAAAGAACTAGGCTGGTTGGGTGCTCAAATATTCAAGAAACATCAACGTGTGTGGCTGGGAACCCTTAACGAGAAAAAGAGATTGAGATGGCTTACGACATTGCCACGAAGCGCTTCTAGGGCAAGGAATATCAATTTCCTTTTgagaaaaatggttttcaacgatttttgaaagtgtaaatgaaAAATCACAAATCCCTTTTTGTGACTAGAATAATACAATTCCATTCCTCACTATCCATAAGCTATTCCTAAATTGGCATTTTATTGTCTCttatcctcctcctcctcctctctctctatttggtcactctctctttttcgttCTCATTGTGGTCAATTGTCATATTTGGCATTATGAACAAGAGTATTGTCAAAATACCTCGAGTGAGGAGCTTCAGAACATGGTTCCTGTGAAACAAAATACTACACGTCCAAGAATCCACTTATTCCAGGTAAATAGAAGTGCAAAGCTTagggaaaataaagaaaaggagtgtaattttatccataaattgggaaaacaaaattgaaaaggaaGTGCATTAATGTATCGAAGAGTGGAAATAGTAATTGTCTCGCATTATGGGTCTAGTAACCAAGGGAATTTTAATATTGGGCTGTTTTGGTGTTGAACAAAAATTGTCAGTTGAAATATTTAGGATATTACTATTGGCTGCTACCATAATTACTTTTGGTCCctataaaacttaatttttaaaaaaaagactatTTTACCCCTTTATTCAAAACACttcattcctttttctttcttccttcctaTTACCCGTGCTATCCTTATCCTCGCCCTTGTTAAATACACAATGAAAATACAATTATGTTATGATCCTCATTGAGACACACAATAGAATTGTATtttcattgtatatttttttaaaaaataaaacacaacagagtcatttttttatttaaaaaaaaacacaataggatcatatttttgttgtatttttttcttatggttttttttattaatgtaatcaaattaattgatataatttaccatttttaattaaaattaaattgattgtacaCAAGTTATCATTTATaaagataatcaaattaattattataagaattatttttattaatcgtAATCAGATCAATTCatgatattattttgattacaattaaaaagtataatttatgtCATCATTaatctaaatttaaataaaaaggtaaTTTATGTAACAATTACTTTATAAAGACACAAGGCAATGTTTTGATTGCTAGTTTTGCAATGGTTGGAGCATTTTGCATTTCACTTTCACACTTTAACTCAAAACCTTAAGGTTTAGGTTTATGGGttttctcctcacttatatgatgTTCAATTTTTTCACTTCTACTCGATATACGACTttacctcacacttgtacttCAACAATACTCCTGATCTCTCTTtgctttttttgaatttttgtctcaAAGAATTACACGAAGTGAAACCTTTCTCCTCTACTTATCTACCTCATAGAATAACACCTATGCTAATATATACAAAACAAATACCATCATACAAGAGATAACACCCTAACAACACCTCTATCATATGTTAGTTAAGCCtacatatctttttttaaaaaaaatttacctgaACCATTGGATTTGTTGATGCAATGTCTTTTATTGGTATCCTTTTGATCCATTATTGACAAGTTACCCTTCTCAAATGCTTGTGGATTCTGATTACTATCAAAGGTAAGACAATCAGTAGTGTGACTAGATTTTTGTATAAAGGAAAACCATGTTTAAGGTAACATTGGTCTTCAGTATGATAAAGCTTATGATAGTAAGTGCATTATTTGATATTCTGTGATCCTTATCCTTCATTAAAATTTCCCGTTCCGTTATCATTACGCACACATGATACCTCCAAATATGTATCTAAGaagtatttgatttttaaaaaaatatattgtaaaaCACAACGACTCAAGATGGATGGATAGGGATCAGATATGACTCAATTGTTTCACATACGAATATGATACGGCTTGAGCcactttttgaattttttagtattttataattttattgtttttagtttaagattcttaaaataaaagaaatgtctAAACCTAAACAAAATGCAACTTCTCTCCTTTTCTCAACATAAATAAAGCACAACAcaccatttccatcttctcCGAGCATGAAAACTCCTATCTTGTAGTTCTTCCAACGAGGGGATTTATTTTGTTGGCAATTGGGTCTCTCTCCGTACAATGCTCAAAccataattttattgaataaatttgttttgccaCTCAACAATTGTATTTGCAATGTTTGctaaaacaaaatttgcatATGTGCATTGTTTTAATAGCACTCAAGATAGATCTTCTACGTAATTGCATTTTAACACCAACATTATTACACTTTATTTTGCatttacatataaatttttGATAACTTTTTATTAACATATCTCGAACGTATTGCATccttaatttcaaaaaattatattcccgTATCTATGTCTTATCATACATGTGTCACATCACATATCTAGGCTTCATATATAGCTTAAAATCCTTGAATCTACTAATAGCTTTTGCCAAATCTCAACTGCTCTCTATTGCACATGTACAATGTGGAGTAGGTCTTAAGTGAATCCAACTTCTCCCAAAGAGTCTTCAAAATAGTGAAAAAATCCAGACATTTATTTCTCCTTGTTTCATGGAATGGACCTCTAGTAGAAGATCTGAGGCCCCAAAATGGTCACCTTTTGAGAATCTCTCTTCCAAGTCTTCCCAAAGATCCTTTGCATTATGAACGTGAGGTGCCAAAGTTCTTGTGATCCAAGAAATTACCATATCGTTGCACCTTTCCCATTACCAAGAAATTGTTATCATCTTCAGCAGGAATAGAAATTGAACCATTAACAAACTTCTACTTGTTTTTGGTTAAAAGCTAAGTGCTCGTTTCATAGCCTGACTCCACGAGTGGTAATTGTTACCATTCGTCTGAGGAGTAACAAGCTGCATTCAGGATGTAGGTAATAACGGTTTGAAGAATTTTGCAATTGATCCACTAAACTATCTGGATTGGAATCTTCCATGAATaatcgaagaagagaaagaagattCAAAACTTGCAGAAAGAAAATCAACAACATAGAGTCTATGGGGAAGAGGATTCATGAAGGTCGCAGAAGAATAGAGAACTATTATATATATCCTAATACCTTGCTCTTCAGATCCCACTCTCCAACCTTTGTCCCTGTTTCTTAGAATCCCGCTGAATTCTAACGTCATAGCAACAAACACTGAcgagatttttcttttcaatgttCCAATTGGTATTTTTAGACGTATACGTGAAAGACAaatcaatgaatcaattttCACATTAAAACTACGCTCTAATTGTCAATGATCAAACaagtaaataatattaaacatcTCATAATACAACGGATATATGTTCAACATACTTTTCAACCATAACAGCAAAAGTGAAGATTGGAGATGACTGAGTACTGTTTATAACCTTGTTGTCTTATACGAATGACAGGAAACAAGGGACTCAACAAAAGTAACCAACTGTAATTAAAAAATGGGGTGTTTCAGACAATTGAAATctcttttcatttgtttatacTAAGCTTAATCCCATAAGCATACACATTCTCATTAAATGcatgaataaaataagataatattttatatttatatgactaagtaattagttaaataagtatttaattaGAAGTGAGGTGCTACAAGAACTAAAGAAATTACTTGAAGTAAACAATCACCAACCGCCAAAATCTTATCAAGTCAATAAAGCAAACTAAAtaaacaacacaaataatgatGAAGTAGTCATAAATCATAAATCACGAGTTTGAACGGAAAAGATGTCAAACAACAAAAGTAGGAACTGCATTATCTTtgtcaaaattaattgaaaatttagttAGAAGTTAAGAAATTAGTAAATAATTGAAAGCTTTTacgttaatttattaaaaataaatgtttggtaaaactaattgttaaattagttggaaaatataaaatcatataaataacatatttaaaaaggataataagaaaattaaataaatattttaagaataaaaagaataaaatataaaaaattagaaggtaatattttaaaaaatactatttcaagaaacattttaaaaaatattataaattattaaaaaaatgttaaaattacttcaaaaatcTCATTTATCAAACAGTTAAACAAACTTTTcggtcaataaaaaaaaattattaactaaaataactTGTTGAACATaatctttttagtaaataaaagaGATTAGGGATTAAGTAggtttgaaatatttttctctcttttttgtattatcaatattatctttagtagtatttttaaataaaaaaaacttagaaactcaattaaattattttgcaGACGAAATAGTTGAATATTGAATTTTTGATTAATAGCAcataatttttaacataaaagataaaaaaacataaatcattttggctaagataaaataaaaaccgTTGTATTAACAATAGAATTCTATTTTCTCCATATATGGGGAGATGGAGGATTCGGTATACCTACTCATGAGTTCCAACaaccatatataaaatttagaagCCTACAAATTAAACCAAAGTTCTTTAATCAAAGACTACATGCCTAAACTTGTACAAGTTGTATCCCTCCACCCGCACTTGCAGAGAGTGGCACATCAACCAAATGGAGAAGAAAAGCAAAGCCAAAAGAGTCCATTGTTTGGTCCTAGCATATCCAGCTCAAGGTCACACCAACCCCATGCTTCAATTCTCCAAGCTTCTTCAACATGAAGGTGTGAGAGTAACATTTGTCAGCACCGTTTTCCATTGCAAGAACATGAAGAAACTGCCACCTGGCATTTCACTTGAGACCATTTCAGATGGTTTTGACAGTGGCAGGATTGGAGAAGCAAAGAGCTTAAGGGTCTATTTGGATCAATTTTGGCAAGTTGGGCCAAAGACTCTTGTTGAGCTTCTTGAGAAGCTTAATGGATCATCAGGGCACCCTATTGATTGTCTTGTTTATGATTCATTCATGCCTTGGGCTCTGGAAGTTGCAAGGAGTTTTGGGATTGTTGGGGTTGTTTTTCTCACTCAAAATATGGCTGTGAATAGTATATACTATCATGTCCACTTGGGAAAGTTGCAAGCTCCCCTCAAAGAGGAAGAGATTTCTCTTCCTGCTCTGCCCCAACTTCAACTTGGGGACatgccttctttcttttttaactatGTTGAGCATCCTGTTTTTCTTGATTTCTTAGTAGGTCAGTTTTCTAACATTGACAAAGCTGATTGGATCCTCTGTAATTCCTTCTACGAGCTGGAGAAAGAGGTAAGTAGCTCAAGTCTTTTGACACTAACACACACACATGTcctaattttattactttttttatttgaataaatagtTGGTCTAGTGTGTTATAAAAATTTTTTACCTTATTATCCAATTAGCAAATGTATGGCAAGTTGAATtctacaataacttttttaatacttaccATAATTTCTGATTAATTATTCATGTAAAAAATATCTACTCACAatacatagaaattaaattctttttatttttagtttatttttcttataagatTTATAATTTGACTTTTGAGATTCAGAGGATAAAGTAAGCAACTTGGTTGTTAATaagaaaatcaattatattatgTACATATACATCACTAATCATAAATGTATTAGAATGTGACATTACTTATTTTGCTTGTAGGTGGCTGATTGGACGATGAAGATCTGGCCAAAACTTAGGACAATAGGACCATCCATTCCATCCATGTTTTTAGACAAGCAAACCCAAGATGATGAAGACTATGGTGTTGCACAATTCACAAGTGAAGAATGCATAAAATGGTTAGATGATAAGAT
The nucleotide sequence above comes from Glycine soja cultivar W05 chromosome 11, ASM419377v2, whole genome shotgun sequence. Encoded proteins:
- the LOC114374188 gene encoding isoflavone 4'-O-methyltransferase-like — protein: MKGTPNLNFVGGDRFNSIPSADAVLLKWILHDWNEELSLKILNNYKEAISSKGKRGKAIIIDIAIDEAGDGRKITELKLDFELVMLTMFNGKEREKERMREYYIRRWLQYLQDYACV
- the LOC114375322 gene encoding UDP-glycosyltransferase 74G1-like; translated protein: MEKKSKAKRVHCLVLAYPAQGHTNPMLQFSKLLQHEGVRVTFVSTVFHCKNMKKLPPGISLETISDGFDSGRIGEAKSLRVYLDQFWQVGPKTLVELLEKLNGSSGHPIDCLVYDSFMPWALEVARSFGIVGVVFLTQNMAVNSIYYHVHLGKLQAPLKEEEISLPALPQLQLGDMPSFFFNYVEHPVFLDFLVGQFSNIDKADWILCNSFYELEKEVADWTMKIWPKLRTIGPSIPSMFLDKQTQDDEDYGVAQFTSEECIKWLDDKIKESVIYVSFGSMAILSEEQIEELAYGLRDSESYFLWVVRASEETKLPKNFEKKSEKGLVVSWCSQLKVLAHEAVGCFVTHCGWNSTLEALSLGVPMVAIPQEADQSTNAKHIEDVWKVGIKASVDEKHVVRREVLKRCTREVMDSERGEEMKRNAMQLKTLAANVVGEGGSSHRNITEFVNSLFHL